The following is a genomic window from Candidatus Omnitrophota bacterium.
CCTCAGGATGACACCTACGCTTACGCTCCCTCAGGATGACACCTATCTTAAAAAGAACAAAATTAAGGACTTGGGGAGTGTGCAGTTTTAAACTTTAAACTGTGCACTTTTAAAATTTAGCTAACAGCCTGTTTTAAAAACCGGTTTTAAGAGATCCCTGAAAAACCTTTATTTTTTACTTAATTATTGCCTTCAGGCACCTCTGGCAAAGCCCGGGATGCTGCTTGTCTTTTCCCACGCTCTCCTTCCAGTTCCAACAGCGCTGGCACTTTGAGCCCTTAGGCTTTTTGATCCTTACCCCCAGCTCTTTTATCAGATCAGACTGCCCTGAATCCAGCGGCATTTCTTTAACCATCTCAAGCGTTACATTAGAAACAATAAATATGGCTGCCAGCCAGGGTTTGTGCTTTTCCAGAAATGAATAAAGTTTACTGCTGGTGGTAAACAAACAAACCTCGGCTTCAAGAGAACTCCTTATTTCTTTGATTATCCTTTTTTGCTCCAACGCAGCACAAACCGCCTCCCTGACCTGAAGAAGTTTTTGCCAGGCATCATCTAATTTTTGATCAATCAGGCTTTCGTTTATCCGGGGCCAGCTGGCCAGATGCACACTCGCCTCTTTGCGGTCTACGATTAGATACTGCCAGACCTCTTCGCAGGTATATGAAAGTATTGGCGCCATAATCCTTACCAAAACCAGCAATATCTCGTAAAGCGCTGTTTGGGCTGAACGCCGTCCGTCCGAGCCCCGGCTAAAAGTATAAAGCCTGTCCTTTAATGCGTCCAGATAGAATGAACTCAGATCCACTGTGCAGAAGTTATGCACCAGATGATAAATCTGGTAAAAAGAAAGGTCGTTGTAAGCCCGGGTAACCTTTTTAAGCAGCACCTGACAGCGGCCCAAGGCCCATCTATCCATTTCTAAAAGTCCCCGGTGGTCCTTTATTGCGTCTTTAAAGGGATCAAAGTCATAAAGATTGCCCAGCATATAGCGATAGGTATTTCGAATCCTCCGGTAGGCCTCGTTCATCCTGTTTAATATCTCATCGGAGTAAGCCATATCTGCCTGATAATTCTCCGAGGTAACCCAGAGCCGGACCACGTCAGCACCTGCCCGGGAAACCATTTCTTCGGCAGATATCAGGTTGCCCAGGGATTTGGACATTTTTTTACCCCGGCCATCCACCATAAATCCGTGAGTCAACACCGACTTATAAGGCGGGCCATCGCCGCAGCCTACTGCAGTAAGAAGCGCGCTTTGAAACCAGCCGCGATGCTGGTCACTGCCTTCTAAGTAAAGATCGGCTGGAAACCCAAGTTCTTTTCTGGTCTTAAGAACCGCCTTATAGCTAACCCCGGATTCAAACCAGACATCAACTATGTCTGTTTCTTTCCTGAACCTGCTGCCCTTACACTGCGGGCATTTAATGCCGGAAGGCAGGATCTCTCCTGCTTCTTTTTTAAACCAGGAATCCGCGCCTTCTTTTAATACCATCAAACGCACTGCTTCCAGGCTCTGTTTAGTAGTTAAAATCCTTCCGCAGTCCTGACAATAAAACACAGGGATCGGCACACCCCAGCTGCGCTGTCTTGAGATACACCACTGGGGCCTCAACGCGACCATGTTACCCATTCTCACTCCTCCCCAGGGAGGAATCCAATTCACGTTTTTTATTGCCTTGAGAACCTTTACTCTTAACTGGTTATGCTCAAGGTCAATAAACCATTGCTCGGTCGCCCTGAATATCACCGGATTCTTACACCTCCAGCAATGCGGATATGAGTGGCTCACCCTTCCTTCCCAAAGCAGGCTGGCATCTTTTTTTAATCTATCAATGACCTGTTGATCGGCCTTAAACACATTGAGCCCTTTAAATTCGGCCGTATCTTCAGTAAACTCTCCTTTTTGATTTACCGGCGAAAGCACATCCAGCTTATACTTCAGCCCGGTTTGATAATCCTCTTCGCCATGACCGGGCGCAGTATGGACACAGCCGGTGCCTTCAAGATTAGAGACATAATCGGCCAGGACTATTTTCCCTTCTCTTTTTAAAAATGGGTGCTGGTAGGTTAAATTTTCCAGGTTTCCGCCTTTTATTTTTTCTTTCAGGACCAGACATTCCCCGTCCAGTTTTTCTTTAATCGAATCAATGATCTGATTTTCGCCCATCACCAGTAAATTTCTCCGGCCTGTCTTTATAACCCGGTATAAAAATTTCGGGTGCACAGCCACCGCTACATTAGCCAAAAGTGTCCAGGGCGTTGTGGTCCAGATCAATATATCTAACGGGCCTTCGATCTCCCGGCTGAGACCGGTAAAAACCTGTCTCCACTGCTCATTCAGCCTAAACCCCGTATAAATAGAAGGAGAATTCTTCTCTTTATATTCTATTTCTGCTTCAGCCAGGGCGGTCCTGCAAACAGGGCACCAGTAAATAGGCTTCAATTGCTTGTGGATATAACCTTTCAAGCTCAACTGACTGAACGCCTCGATAATCTTTGCTTCATATTCATGATCCAGGGTAAGATAGGGATTTTCCCATTCGCCGAAAACGCCTAACCTCTTAAACTGCTTTTTTTGGATCTGGATATATTTATCAGCGAACTGCCTGCATTTTTTTCTGATCTCCGGCTGGCTCAGCTTAAGACCTTCTTTAGCCGAAAGCTTCATCACCTGGTGTTCTATCGGCAATCCATGGCAATCCCACCCCGGAACATAAGGAGCATCCAGCCCGGACATCGTCTTATATTTGACAACAATGTCTTTCAGTATTTTATTAAGGGCTGTTCCGATATGCACATTGCCGTTGGCATAGGGAGGCCCGTCATGAAGTATATACTTCGGATTTCCCCTGGATTTTTGCCTGATCAGGCCGTATATATCCTGTTTTTCCCACTTATTTAACACTTCCGGTTCCTGATTAATCAGGTCAGCCTTCATCGGGAATTTTGTCTGGGGTAAATTTAATGTCTTTTTATAATCCATTCTTAACTTTCCTTCGTCGTCATTGCGAAGGAGCCCCGAAGGGGCGACCGAAGCAATCTTCTTAAATGAGATTGCTTCGCTCCCTTCGGTCGCTCGCAATGACGGGTGAAATAATCGACCTTTGGATTCGCAATGACGTCTGCAACCATCAAAGATACTTCCCAATAATTATCTCTAAATCCTGCTTTGTCCGGGAAGGAATCAACTTCTTATCGGTTACTATGGCATCTTTTAACGCAGCAGCGCAATCACAGGATCTTTCGCCTTTGATCCGGGGAATTGTTTTTATCAATATCTTTTTTGCCCTGTCGATATTCTTTCTCATATTCTCCATCACCAGCCCCGCGCTTACCTCAAAGGCATCCGTCTTATCAAACCAGCAATCGTAATCAGTGACCAGGGCCACGGTGGCAAAACACATCTCCGCTTCCCGGGCCAATCTCGCCTCAGCCATGTTGGTCATCCCGATTATATCCATACCCCAGGACCGGTATAAAAAAGACTCCGCCCGGGTAGAAAAAGCCGGGCCTTCCATATTCAAATAAGTTCCTTTTTGATGGACACTTGCTCCGGTCTCCCCGGCTGCCTGGAAAAGCAATTTTCTTAATACCGGACAGACCGGGTCGCCAAAACCGATATGGGCAACTATACCTTTTTCGAAAAAGGTATACTTCCTTGCCTGGTTTGTCCGGTCCACAAACTGATCAGCTAACACTATATCCAGGGGCTTGATCTCTTCTTTAAGGCTTCCTACTGCTGAAACAGATATAAGATGCTCAACCTTTAATTTCTTCATTCCATAGATATTTGCCCGGTAATTTATCTCACCCGGGGATATCCGGTGCCCTGCTCCATGGCGGGACAGAAAAACAACTTTTCTTCCTTCTAAACTTCCCAAAATGTATTCATCAGACGGTTCTCCGAAAGGAGTGTTTAATTTTAACCTCTCCTGGACCTTTATGCCTTCCAATTCATATAACCCGCTGCCTCCGATTATTCCTACTATAGACATTTTCTCACCTCATTTTATCCTTAAACTCAGCTCAAATAACGAACGCACCAAAAAATTCTTAAGAAATGAAAAACCGATAATCGCGATCATCGGGGATATATCTATCCCCCAGGAAAGCGGCAGTTTTTTTCTGATCGGGTAAAGAACCGGTTCGGTAATCCTTTGAGAAAACCGGACAATAAAATTGTAAGGGTCCGGATTAACCCAGCTGATCAAAGTCCTTATTATTATAACCCAGATAAAAATACTGATTACAATATCCAGGATTTGAGCAAACGCGCTTAAGAAGTTGGCCAGGATAAACATCTTATCCTCCGGAAAGTTCCCGGGCTTTTGTTCTGGCTGCCTGAACAGCCCTTAAATAAATCTGCTTTAGTTTCATCTCTTTAAAAACCTTTAGTGCTGCCTGGGTAGTCCCTCCTTTGGAAGCTACCTTGTTTATTAAGCCATCGACATCCCCTCCGGCCTCAACAGCCATCCGGCTGCTTCCCAAAGCGGTTTGCAAAGCCAGCCTGTCGGCTATTTGCCTGGTCAACCCAAACTCTACGCCGATCTCAGCCAGGTATTTTATCAGCAAAAAGAAATAAGCAGGCCCGGATCCGCTGATAGCAGTAACCGTGTCCATTAGTGATTCTTCTATTTCAACCACTTCGCCCAGAGAACCAAATATAGCTCTAACCATTTCTTTGTCGGCATCTTTTAGGGCAGGGCTGTAACAAACGGCTGAAACCGCCTGGTTTATCAGGGCAGGACTGTTAGGCATTACCCTGGCCAGACCAACTTTTGAAGTTACGAACCGTGCAAGATAACTGATGGTAATACCGGCAGCTATCGAGATCACTATTTGATTGGGCTTAAACAAGCCGGCCAGCTCCTCTAAGACCCGTTTGATATCCCGGGGCTTTACAGCCAGGATAACTATCTGGCTTTCAGCAACCAAAGCCTTGTTTGACTGAGAACCAAGAACACCTGACTCTGATTTAAGATGATCCCGCTGCTCATTGACCTGATCAGCGATCAGGACATCTTGTTTAGCTACCAGGTTCCTTGCCAAAAGTCCTTTTACTAATGCCCGGCCCATATTGCCGCAGCCGATTACCCCGATCTTTTTACCAATCATTTCTCGCCCCCGGCATTTTTACCATAAACTTCCCCATTTGTCAAAAATATTCTTCTATAAAACTTCTGATCGAATTGCCAAATTTGGCCCACCCCCCCCTGTCATACCAGCGAAGTTCGGGCTGAGCATACTGCAGTCCATATTTAGCCAGCCCTATCGCGGCAGTATAACCCGGGTTGCTGATCACATTCCCGTCGGCATGTATTCCCGAAGAACAGCCCATCCTTACCGGCAGCCCCAACACCTCTTCAATCTTTTCTACAATGCCTTCCAGCAACGTCCCTCCGCCGGTGGCCACTGCCCCGGCAACTGCTTTTTCTTTATAACCAGAGGCCTCTATCCGTTTAGAAATCCTGGTAATCATTTTTGTCGCATAAGGCATTATTGACCGGCTAAGAAAGGATACGCTGATATTGTTTGACGGCCGGCCGTCAATGCCCGGAACCATTATCAGGCTCTGGTCATTGAGCCGGCTGGAAAATACCGAACCGTATCTTTTTTTTATTATTTCGGCATCTTCTAAAGATGTCCTCAAGACAGAAGAGAGCATCCGGGTCAGTCCTTCGCTTCCCACCGGAACAACCTCGGTATGAACCGGGCACCCATTGATAAAGATAATGATATCGGTGGTGGCTGCGCCAATATTGATCAATATCACGCCAAGTTCCTTCTCTTTTTCGCTTAATACCGCGCAACTACAGGCCAGGGACTCGGGAATTATCCCTCCCACATCATAACCAGCCTGATTTATAGCACTGACCGTATTCTGAGTGTGTGAAATTGAGCCGGTGATCAGGTGAACCTCCAGGCCGAGTCTGCTGCCGGCCATTTTTAAGGGGTTTTTTATCCCGGTCTGGTCATCCACCATATATCTGGCCGGGATTACCTGCAGTATTTTCTCATCCATCGGCAGGGGCACGGATTTCGCCACCTCGGTTATTTTTCTGATATCACTAGACTTAACTTTTCTCTCCGGCCCGGCCAGCTCGAGCATCGCCTGATTATTACGGCTCTTAATATGCCCGCCATTGACGTTTGCAACAACCGAATAAATCTCTACTTGACCTGCCTTGCCTGTTTCAGAAAGTATTTCACTAACAGAACTGCTTACCTCGGCCAGATCTTTTATCAGGCCGTTAGAAACCCCTTTTGAAGCAGTTAGTTTACCGGCTATCAATCTGACCTGGCCTTCGCTGTCCAGCCCGGCTATCAGGGCGCATACCTTACTCGTGCCAATATCCAATGCCGCAATAATTTTCTCTTTCATAATTTTTCTTTAACAGCAGTTTAGCAGTTCAGCAGTTTAGCAATTTATTATTAATGTTTTACAATCACGTCTCCAAACCTGAGGTCTATTGACCTGACCTTTTTGGGGCTGTCATAAATATCTTTCAGAACCCGGTCTAAAAGCTGAATCTTATCTTTAAATTCTTTGTTGCCCAATATTATTTTCAATCCTTTTCTTGTCGTAAGAGTGACATCCTTAGCAGCCCGGGCATTCACCAAATCAATATCTTTTATAGCCAGCCGGGTTGAAAGGGATACGGCCTTAAGCAGTTTCAGTACCTGATCTAATCTTTTTGATTCATACCTTCGGCCAATACTAATCTTATTTTTACGAAAGCCTATCCCGGCAAGCAGCGGTAAATCAGCAGCGGGCCAAGAACCTGCGTTAAGTAAAATCACCCCTTCTGAATCGACAAAATAACACCGGCCTGACTTTATTCGGCCAATCGGCTTTCTTTCCCGGATCTCAACGATCAACCTATCGGGGAATACCTTGCTGACCGCGGCTTTTTTAACCCGGGGTAATGCCTCTATTTTTCGGGAAACCTTATCCAGATTCAAATCAAAGATCCTTGTGCTGTCAGTCAGGCCGGCACATTCCTTTACTTTCTCCTGATCCACTGAACCATTACTCCTTATTTCTATCCGGCTGAGGCAAAAGACAGGAGAAGTGCATAGAAAATAATATAGATGTATTCCGATGATCAGGGCCAGGCCCAGCGGTATCAATAATAAATAAATCCCTGTATTATGTTTTTTGATCTTGACTTTTTTTCTTAATTTCTTATTTGCTCTTTTTTCTTTTCTCATAGCGCGGTATCAATTCGATTAATCTCCGGCAAAGATTTTCAAAACTATATCCCTCTACCCTGGCTGCCAGGGGAAGCAGCGAGGTAGAGGTAAATCCGGGAATGGTGTTTACTTCCAAGACCACCGGGTTATTATCCTTATCAAGAATTATATCAACCCGGGAAAAAGCCTGGCAATTTAAGGCTCGATGCGCCCGGAGTGCCACGG
Proteins encoded in this region:
- the ileS gene encoding isoleucine--tRNA ligase; its protein translation is MDYKKTLNLPQTKFPMKADLINQEPEVLNKWEKQDIYGLIRQKSRGNPKYILHDGPPYANGNVHIGTALNKILKDIVVKYKTMSGLDAPYVPGWDCHGLPIEHQVMKLSAKEGLKLSQPEIRKKCRQFADKYIQIQKKQFKRLGVFGEWENPYLTLDHEYEAKIIEAFSQLSLKGYIHKQLKPIYWCPVCRTALAEAEIEYKEKNSPSIYTGFRLNEQWRQVFTGLSREIEGPLDILIWTTTPWTLLANVAVAVHPKFLYRVIKTGRRNLLVMGENQIIDSIKEKLDGECLVLKEKIKGGNLENLTYQHPFLKREGKIVLADYVSNLEGTGCVHTAPGHGEEDYQTGLKYKLDVLSPVNQKGEFTEDTAEFKGLNVFKADQQVIDRLKKDASLLWEGRVSHSYPHCWRCKNPVIFRATEQWFIDLEHNQLRVKVLKAIKNVNWIPPWGGVRMGNMVALRPQWCISRQRSWGVPIPVFYCQDCGRILTTKQSLEAVRLMVLKEGADSWFKKEAGEILPSGIKCPQCKGSRFRKETDIVDVWFESGVSYKAVLKTRKELGFPADLYLEGSDQHRGWFQSALLTAVGCGDGPPYKSVLTHGFMVDGRGKKMSKSLGNLISAEEMVSRAGADVVRLWVTSENYQADMAYSDEILNRMNEAYRRIRNTYRYMLGNLYDFDPFKDAIKDHRGLLEMDRWALGRCQVLLKKVTRAYNDLSFYQIYHLVHNFCTVDLSSFYLDALKDRLYTFSRGSDGRRSAQTALYEILLVLVRIMAPILSYTCEEVWQYLIVDRKEASVHLASWPRINESLIDQKLDDAWQKLLQVREAVCAALEQKRIIKEIRSSLEAEVCLFTTSSKLYSFLEKHKPWLAAIFIVSNVTLEMVKEMPLDSGQSDLIKELGVRIKKPKGSKCQRCWNWKESVGKDKQHPGLCQRCLKAIIK
- the mtnP gene encoding S-methyl-5'-thioadenosine phosphorylase, whose amino-acid sequence is MSIVGIIGGSGLYELEGIKVQERLKLNTPFGEPSDEYILGSLEGRKVVFLSRHGAGHRISPGEINYRANIYGMKKLKVEHLISVSAVGSLKEEIKPLDIVLADQFVDRTNQARKYTFFEKGIVAHIGFGDPVCPVLRKLLFQAAGETGASVHQKGTYLNMEGPAFSTRAESFLYRSWGMDIIGMTNMAEARLAREAEMCFATVALVTDYDCWFDKTDAFEVSAGLVMENMRKNIDRAKKILIKTIPRIKGERSCDCAAALKDAIVTDKKLIPSRTKQDLEIIIGKYL
- a CDS encoding YggT family protein encodes the protein MFILANFLSAFAQILDIVISIFIWVIIIRTLISWVNPDPYNFIVRFSQRITEPVLYPIRKKLPLSWGIDISPMIAIIGFSFLKNFLVRSLFELSLRIK
- the proC gene encoding pyrroline-5-carboxylate reductase; translated protein: MIGKKIGVIGCGNMGRALVKGLLARNLVAKQDVLIADQVNEQRDHLKSESGVLGSQSNKALVAESQIVILAVKPRDIKRVLEELAGLFKPNQIVISIAAGITISYLARFVTSKVGLARVMPNSPALINQAVSAVCYSPALKDADKEMVRAIFGSLGEVVEIEESLMDTVTAISGSGPAYFFLLIKYLAEIGVEFGLTRQIADRLALQTALGSSRMAVEAGGDVDGLINKVASKGGTTQAALKVFKEMKLKQIYLRAVQAARTKARELSGG
- the ftsA gene encoding cell division protein FtsA: MKEKIIAALDIGTSKVCALIAGLDSEGQVRLIAGKLTASKGVSNGLIKDLAEVSSSVSEILSETGKAGQVEIYSVVANVNGGHIKSRNNQAMLELAGPERKVKSSDIRKITEVAKSVPLPMDEKILQVIPARYMVDDQTGIKNPLKMAGSRLGLEVHLITGSISHTQNTVSAINQAGYDVGGIIPESLACSCAVLSEKEKELGVILINIGAATTDIIIFINGCPVHTEVVPVGSEGLTRMLSSVLRTSLEDAEIIKKRYGSVFSSRLNDQSLIMVPGIDGRPSNNISVSFLSRSIMPYATKMITRISKRIEASGYKEKAVAGAVATGGGTLLEGIVEKIEEVLGLPVRMGCSSGIHADGNVISNPGYTAAIGLAKYGLQYAQPELRWYDRGGWAKFGNSIRSFIEEYF
- a CDS encoding FtsQ-type POTRA domain-containing protein, producing MRKEKRANKKLRKKVKIKKHNTGIYLLLIPLGLALIIGIHLYYFLCTSPVFCLSRIEIRSNGSVDQEKVKECAGLTDSTRIFDLNLDKVSRKIEALPRVKKAAVSKVFPDRLIVEIRERKPIGRIKSGRCYFVDSEGVILLNAGSWPAADLPLLAGIGFRKNKISIGRRYESKRLDQVLKLLKAVSLSTRLAIKDIDLVNARAAKDVTLTTRKGLKIILGNKEFKDKIQLLDRVLKDIYDSPKKVRSIDLRFGDVIVKH